One window of Phycisphaerae bacterium genomic DNA carries:
- the rplL gene encoding 50S ribosomal protein L7/L12, with product MATAPAKEFSAAVKEIGDKIVSLSVKDAQSLADYLKDTYGIEPAGGGAVMMAAMPGAGGGAAAEAEDAPSIFDVILTDGGASKINVIKVVRAATGLGLKEAKDLVDAVPKPVKTDLSKEDADKLKKELEEAGAKVDLKGK from the coding sequence ATGGCAACAGCACCTGCAAAGGAATTCAGCGCGGCCGTCAAAGAGATCGGCGACAAGATTGTGTCGCTGAGCGTCAAGGACGCCCAGTCGCTGGCGGACTACCTCAAGGACACCTACGGCATTGAACCGGCCGGTGGCGGCGCGGTCATGATGGCCGCCATGCCGGGCGCCGGCGGCGGCGCGGCAGCCGAAGCCGAAGACGCTCCAAGCATCTTCGACGTCATCCTCACTGATGGCGGCGCCAGCAAGATCAACGTCATCAAGGTCGTCCGGGCGGCGACGGGTCTCGGACTCAAGGAAGCCAAGGACCTCGTGGACGCCGTACCCAAGCCGGTCAAGACCGACCTCAGCAAGGAAGACGCCGACAAGCTCAAGAAGGAACTCGAAGAGGCCGGTGCCAAGGTCGATCTCAAGGGCAAGTAA
- the smpB gene encoding SsrA-binding protein SmpB yields MAKQKARKSTETPRIVNRKATAEFEILEKIEAGIALKGTEVKSLRNGDASLTEAYARIDGRQVSLINFQIQPYKEGGVFNHNPKRIKRLLLHKGEIKRLLSKVTIKGQTLIPLRVYFNANGLAKVELALARGRQIHDKRQVQRKRQDLRDIARVMKRR; encoded by the coding sequence ATGGCGAAACAGAAAGCCAGAAAATCGACAGAAACTCCCCGGATCGTCAACCGAAAGGCGACGGCGGAATTCGAAATACTTGAGAAGATTGAGGCCGGAATCGCGCTTAAAGGCACTGAAGTCAAGAGTTTACGAAACGGCGACGCAAGCCTGACCGAGGCCTACGCTCGAATCGACGGCCGCCAGGTCTCGTTGATCAATTTTCAGATTCAGCCCTACAAAGAGGGCGGTGTTTTCAATCATAACCCCAAGCGAATAAAAAGGTTATTGCTTCATAAGGGGGAGATAAAGCGACTGCTCTCCAAAGTCACGATCAAAGGGCAGACTTTGATACCACTTAGAGTGTATTTCAATGCCAACGGACTGGCCAAGGTGGAGCTGGCGCTGGCTCGTGGTCGGCAGATTCATGACAAACGTCAGGTTCAGCGGAAGCGGCAGGATCTGCGCGATATCGCTCGCGTGATGAAACGGCGATAA
- a CDS encoding flagellin: MGLTVTNVNTLSILNILNSTTAEQSNSLTRLSTGFRVNRGSDDPAGLIAIQSLSAELTGVEAALGNSQRANSVLNTADSALGEVSKLLGEIESLAAKSTSGGGLSNAEIAANQAQIDNAIDAINRIVQTTSFNGKRLLDGTQSIRTTASDPSKLTDLRVFSRPSSNSSQSFAVEVVTAGTVASATLASTSSVSAGQFTITGALGTATITISDSDTLDNVRDKIIATKSETGVSAATNSNVLSIQSTEYGKNAFVSASYISGDADFLTVSHTEGTDAVVEVNGQRAFVDGVRVNFSSNGTSGSFTLTSTGNAAGSAGNLSISDGGLTFQLGTASNTQSTVGINGLFAHQLGDGVVGYLNTLKSGGANALNNDANNAVLIAKSAISQVSTQRGRIGGFQKYQVESSVNSLNATKEALTSARGLIRDVDYALETSELSRQNVLLQSAISLLGVAGQQSAQILSLLR, from the coding sequence ATGGGCCTTACAGTCACAAACGTCAACACACTGTCGATTCTGAACATCCTCAACTCCACGACGGCCGAGCAGTCGAATTCGCTGACTCGGCTCTCGACAGGCTTTCGCGTAAACCGCGGGTCAGACGATCCCGCCGGGCTGATCGCGATTCAAAGCCTGTCGGCCGAACTGACCGGCGTTGAAGCCGCTCTCGGCAACAGCCAGCGTGCCAATTCCGTTCTGAATACGGCGGATTCGGCACTTGGCGAAGTGAGCAAACTCCTGGGCGAGATTGAATCGCTTGCGGCGAAGAGCACCAGCGGCGGCGGCCTAAGCAATGCGGAGATTGCCGCAAATCAGGCTCAGATCGATAACGCGATCGATGCCATCAACCGAATCGTCCAGACGACAAGCTTCAATGGCAAGCGCCTGCTCGACGGAACACAGAGCATTCGCACGACAGCCAGCGATCCGTCCAAGCTGACGGACCTGCGCGTGTTCTCGCGCCCCAGCTCGAACTCCAGTCAATCCTTTGCGGTGGAAGTGGTTACCGCGGGAACGGTTGCTTCGGCAACGCTCGCCAGCACTTCGAGCGTCAGCGCGGGCCAGTTCACGATCACCGGCGCGCTCGGAACGGCGACCATCACGATCTCCGATTCTGACACGCTCGACAACGTTCGCGACAAAATCATCGCGACCAAGTCGGAGACCGGCGTGTCGGCCGCCACAAACAGCAACGTGCTCTCAATCCAGAGCACCGAGTATGGCAAGAACGCGTTTGTCTCCGCCAGCTACATCAGCGGCGACGCGGACTTCCTCACTGTTTCACACACTGAGGGCACCGATGCCGTCGTTGAGGTCAACGGTCAGCGGGCGTTCGTGGACGGCGTTCGGGTCAACTTCAGTTCGAACGGCACGAGTGGTTCTTTCACGCTGACATCGACGGGGAATGCGGCCGGCAGCGCCGGAAACCTCTCGATCAGCGACGGCGGGCTCACGTTCCAGCTCGGAACCGCCTCGAATACCCAATCGACGGTCGGCATCAACGGACTTTTCGCGCACCAGCTTGGTGACGGCGTCGTAGGGTATCTCAATACGCTCAAGAGCGGCGGCGCGAATGCGCTCAATAACGATGCGAACAACGCCGTCCTCATCGCGAAGTCGGCGATTTCGCAGGTTTCGACGCAGCGTGGCCGAATCGGTGGATTCCAGAAGTACCAGGTCGAGTCCTCCGTGAACTCCTTGAACGCGACGAAGGAGGCGTTGACCTCGGCTCGCGGTCTGATTCGCGACGTGGACTACGCACTGGAGACTTCTGAATTGAGTCGTCAAAACGTTCTGCTTCAGTCGGCGATTTCGCTACTGGGCGTTGCCGGCCAGCAGTCTGCTCAGATACTGTCGCTGCTTCGCTAA
- a CDS encoding glutamine synthetase III: MRSETARDRAVSAAISWREHRVKSTTAHERVDAYFGCDVFSQRAMQQRLPKAAYRKLEKTIKLGEPLDHEVADIVAATMKDWAIERGATHFTHWFQPLTGLTAEKHDSLFQPDGEGSVIYALSGTDLCQGEPDASSFPSGGLRATFEARGYTAWDASSPAFLMRSDNCVTLCIPTVFVSWTGESLDQKTPLLRSMEALSRQALRVLRFFSKAEGVNRVYTTVGPEQEYFLVDEHLYYSRPDLVLCDRTLFGSRPPKGQQLEDHYFGSIPPRVLAFMAEAERELYRLGIPVKTRHNEVAPGQFEIAPVFETSNIACDHQMLMMETLKRVAPRFGLVCILHEKPFAGINGSGKHNNWSMMTDNGHNLLDPQEETHTNMQFLVFLCAVIRAVDRHADLLRASIASAANDHRLGANEAPPAIISIFLGDMLTDITEQLEKGKPSRTLKGGMLDLGATTLPQIPRHSGDRNRTSPFAFTGNKFEFRAVGASATSAWPNTVLNTIVAESLEHMASRLEEAAGKNPNEARIEASVKSVLKDVVREHRRIVFNGDNYSTEWHAEAAKRGLPNLANTVEALPILRDKTKIDLFKRYKVLNPTELESRYNIFVHRYNEQILIESEQMVLMAQTMILPAALQHQALLAQTVAATLSAGVDCFEQKAQLEDFVKLVDEFSDAADELATADDHRDDDSYEHAKHLKEVVIPHMQKLRALGDKLESRVASDIWPLPTYRDLLFVK, from the coding sequence ATGAGATCCGAGACCGCACGAGATCGTGCCGTGTCCGCCGCCATCAGTTGGCGCGAACACCGAGTCAAATCCACGACAGCTCACGAACGCGTTGATGCCTACTTCGGCTGCGATGTCTTCAGCCAGCGCGCGATGCAGCAGCGTCTCCCAAAGGCGGCCTATCGAAAGCTGGAAAAGACGATCAAACTCGGCGAACCGCTCGATCACGAGGTCGCCGACATCGTCGCCGCCACCATGAAGGACTGGGCCATCGAACGCGGCGCCACCCACTTCACGCACTGGTTTCAGCCGCTGACCGGACTCACCGCCGAAAAGCACGATTCTCTCTTTCAGCCTGATGGCGAGGGCAGCGTGATCTACGCCCTCTCCGGCACCGATCTCTGCCAGGGCGAACCGGACGCTTCCAGCTTCCCATCGGGCGGCCTGCGCGCAACCTTCGAAGCCCGCGGCTACACCGCATGGGATGCGTCCAGTCCCGCCTTCCTGATGCGAAGTGACAACTGCGTGACACTCTGCATCCCGACCGTGTTCGTCTCATGGACCGGCGAGTCGCTCGATCAGAAGACGCCGCTGCTCCGTTCGATGGAGGCACTCTCCAGACAAGCCTTGCGCGTACTTCGATTCTTCAGCAAGGCCGAAGGCGTCAACCGCGTCTACACCACCGTCGGCCCCGAGCAGGAATATTTCCTCGTCGACGAGCATCTGTACTATTCCCGCCCCGACCTCGTCCTGTGCGATCGCACCCTCTTCGGCTCCAGGCCGCCCAAGGGACAGCAGCTCGAAGATCACTACTTCGGCTCGATCCCTCCGCGCGTGCTTGCCTTCATGGCCGAGGCCGAGCGAGAACTCTATCGGCTCGGTATTCCAGTAAAGACCCGACACAACGAGGTGGCGCCGGGACAATTCGAAATCGCTCCGGTCTTCGAGACCTCCAACATCGCGTGCGACCACCAGATGCTCATGATGGAAACGCTCAAACGAGTCGCGCCGAGATTCGGACTGGTCTGCATCCTCCACGAAAAACCCTTCGCCGGAATCAACGGCTCGGGGAAGCACAACAACTGGTCCATGATGACCGACAACGGCCACAACCTGCTCGACCCGCAGGAGGAAACGCACACGAACATGCAGTTCCTGGTCTTCCTGTGCGCCGTGATTCGGGCCGTCGACCGCCATGCCGATCTGTTGCGCGCATCGATCGCGTCGGCCGCCAACGACCATCGCCTCGGCGCCAACGAAGCGCCACCGGCGATCATCTCGATCTTCCTCGGTGACATGCTCACCGACATCACCGAACAGCTTGAGAAGGGAAAGCCCAGCCGCACACTCAAGGGCGGCATGCTTGATCTCGGCGCAACGACCCTGCCTCAGATTCCGCGCCACTCGGGAGACCGAAATCGGACGTCACCGTTCGCATTCACCGGCAACAAGTTCGAATTCCGAGCGGTCGGAGCATCCGCGACTTCGGCATGGCCCAATACCGTTCTCAATACCATCGTCGCCGAATCGCTTGAACACATGGCGTCCCGGCTCGAAGAAGCCGCCGGCAAAAATCCCAACGAGGCCCGGATCGAGGCGTCCGTCAAGTCCGTGCTGAAGGATGTCGTTCGCGAACACCGGAGAATCGTCTTCAACGGCGACAACTATTCCACCGAATGGCACGCCGAGGCGGCAAAACGAGGCCTACCAAACCTCGCCAACACCGTTGAGGCCCTGCCGATCCTTCGAGACAAGACCAAGATCGATCTCTTCAAACGATACAAAGTGCTGAACCCGACCGAACTCGAAAGCCGCTATAACATCTTTGTACACCGATACAATGAGCAGATTCTCATCGAATCCGAACAGATGGTTCTCATGGCGCAGACGATGATTCTGCCCGCCGCACTGCAGCATCAGGCACTGCTCGCGCAGACGGTCGCCGCAACCCTCTCGGCAGGCGTGGACTGCTTCGAGCAGAAAGCACAACTCGAGGACTTCGTGAAGCTCGTGGATGAATTCAGCGACGCGGCCGACGAATTGGCGACCGCCGACGATCACCGCGACGACGACTCCTACGAGCACGCGAAACACCTGAAGGAGGTCGTGATCCCGCACATGCAGAAACTGCGGGCGCTCGGTGACAAGCTCGAGTCACGGGTCGCGTCGGATATCTGGCCGTTGCCGACCTACCGCGATCTGCTTTTTGTGAAATAG
- the rplJ gene encoding 50S ribosomal protein L10: MSRTVKSLIEQDIRDRYSKIDSALVVNVLPLTGVEANVLRGELHKKGIEVHVIKNAAARRALADTPLAPLTQTLKGPCAFVTGPAPVEAAKEIMRLVKDYPKLELKSAMADGDPYIMTIEELSNRRSKAEIQGEVVMVFLSPARRIAGQIKVGSKIAGCVKAVADKLEKGETITKVA; this comes from the coding sequence ATGAGTCGCACTGTCAAATCCCTGATCGAACAGGACATTCGCGATCGATACAGCAAGATCGATAGCGCCTTGGTCGTCAATGTGCTGCCGCTGACTGGTGTCGAAGCGAACGTGCTTCGCGGCGAATTGCACAAAAAAGGCATCGAGGTCCACGTAATCAAGAACGCCGCGGCGAGGCGCGCCCTGGCCGACACGCCCCTCGCGCCCCTGACGCAGACGCTCAAGGGCCCTTGCGCTTTCGTCACCGGACCTGCTCCAGTCGAAGCCGCCAAGGAAATCATGCGGCTGGTCAAGGATTATCCGAAACTCGAGTTGAAGTCGGCAATGGCCGACGGCGACCCCTACATCATGACCATCGAAGAGCTCTCCAATCGCCGCAGCAAGGCGGAGATTCAGGGCGAGGTGGTCATGGTCTTCCTCTCACCCGCAAGGCGGATCGCTGGCCAGATCAAGGTCGGTTCGAAAATCGCCGGCTGCGTCAAGGCCGTCGCCGACAAGCTGGAGAAAGGTGAGACCATCACGAAGGTGGCATAA
- a CDS encoding sigma-70 family RNA polymerase sigma factor: MNERATSEGITPLRERRLIEQCQRGCAESAHELIAAHQNRLYAFVWRMVRRDHDAEEICQDAFLRAFQSLDGFNFSYRFSTWLFTIAYRLCLNLMRRRKDYSGETDFSLADSDGRNPESDNIFDGIANSDEARRLREIIWNSVDELTPHQRAAVLLFYRESLSCQEIGDILEMPAATVKSHLHRARSRLKEKLEGQLATDWNGVRFGEAESA; the protein is encoded by the coding sequence ATGAACGAACGCGCGACGAGCGAGGGCATCACTCCGCTCCGCGAACGGCGGCTGATTGAACAGTGCCAGCGGGGGTGCGCAGAGTCTGCGCACGAGCTTATCGCGGCCCACCAGAATCGGCTGTATGCGTTTGTCTGGCGCATGGTCCGCCGGGACCACGACGCGGAAGAAATCTGCCAGGACGCTTTTTTGCGGGCCTTCCAATCCCTTGATGGATTCAACTTTTCCTATCGATTCAGCACCTGGCTGTTCACGATTGCATATCGGCTCTGCCTTAATCTCATGCGACGCCGAAAGGACTACTCCGGCGAGACGGATTTTTCGTTGGCGGACTCCGACGGCCGCAACCCCGAGTCGGATAACATCTTCGACGGCATTGCGAACAGCGACGAAGCCCGGCGATTGCGAGAAATAATCTGGAATTCCGTCGACGAACTGACACCGCATCAGCGCGCCGCTGTATTACTGTTTTACAGGGAGTCGCTGAGTTGTCAGGAAATCGGCGACATCCTCGAAATGCCCGCCGCAACGGTGAAGAGCCATCTGCACCGTGCGCGGAGCAGGCTGAAAGAGAAACTGGAAGGGCAACTGGCCACCGACTGGAACGGCGTTCGCTTCGGCGAAGCCGAGTCGGCCTGA
- a CDS encoding zf-HC2 domain-containing protein encodes MMTCRHVGQLRDRHLDGDLSPSLAAEVHAHLLQCPACQRQFELHRCVGEVITRDRSEPKLPVNFTSRVTAALSQLPRSSQTPIRLHTRRALRERFWRLTVSAAVPAAAAMLFLTLLIWPTNERSIPGGLVAGVSVRATEAVGVNDVADPALSAVNETVRAASSISRIQEIIVEQARQTGGESKHSAGAAKPEITLLNALLFPFNEAIEPATPHDADAAPKDDGVVRF; translated from the coding sequence GTGATGACGTGTCGTCATGTGGGGCAGCTTCGTGATCGGCATTTGGACGGCGATTTGTCGCCGAGCCTGGCAGCCGAAGTACACGCGCATTTGCTTCAGTGCCCCGCTTGCCAGCGCCAATTCGAACTGCATCGCTGTGTCGGCGAAGTGATCACCCGGGATCGATCCGAACCGAAGCTCCCGGTCAATTTCACTTCGCGTGTCACCGCGGCGTTGTCCCAACTGCCTCGATCTTCGCAAACGCCGATCCGGCTTCATACGCGGCGAGCGTTGCGAGAGCGATTCTGGCGGTTGACGGTGAGTGCCGCGGTTCCGGCAGCCGCCGCGATGCTTTTCCTTACCCTCCTGATCTGGCCGACGAATGAGCGATCGATTCCCGGTGGATTGGTTGCCGGCGTCAGCGTCCGGGCGACAGAGGCCGTGGGCGTGAACGATGTTGCCGATCCCGCCCTCAGTGCGGTGAATGAGACTGTCCGCGCGGCAAGCAGTATCTCCCGCATTCAGGAGATCATTGTTGAACAGGCCCGGCAGACGGGTGGCGAATCGAAGCACTCCGCCGGCGCGGCAAAGCCGGAGATTACGCTGCTGAACGCCCTGCTTTTCCCGTTCAACGAGGCGATCGAGCCGGCCACGCCGCATGACGCCGACGCCGCGCCGAAAGACGATGGCGTGGTTCGCTTCTAG
- the rplA gene encoding 50S ribosomal protein L1 — protein sequence MRGESKRHRANAARIDAKKAYPIDDGIKLLKAVTSGTKFDQTINIVLFLGIDPKHAEQMIRGSVSLPRGIGKTKRVIAFIDGPEADDARAAGAVEVGLDDLIKKVSDGWTDFDVAIAHTRTMGKVGRLGRVLGPSGKMPSPKNGTVTADVATAVKDFAAGKIEFRNDTGGNVHAIVGKASFSEHDLKENINSFIEHIRRLKPASSKGQYIKKVCVSGTMSPGIMLEVAQ from the coding sequence ATGCGAGGCGAGAGCAAGCGTCACCGGGCGAATGCTGCCAGGATCGACGCGAAGAAGGCGTATCCGATTGATGACGGCATCAAGCTGCTCAAGGCCGTGACAAGTGGAACGAAATTCGATCAGACGATCAACATCGTGCTTTTCCTCGGAATCGATCCGAAGCATGCCGAGCAGATGATTCGCGGTTCGGTGTCGCTGCCGCGCGGCATCGGCAAGACAAAGCGAGTGATCGCCTTCATCGACGGACCGGAAGCGGACGATGCCCGCGCCGCCGGTGCAGTTGAAGTCGGACTCGATGATCTGATCAAGAAAGTAAGCGACGGCTGGACGGATTTCGACGTGGCCATCGCGCACACACGAACAATGGGCAAAGTCGGCCGGCTCGGTCGAGTCCTCGGACCGTCCGGCAAGATGCCCAGTCCGAAGAACGGCACGGTGACCGCGGACGTCGCGACGGCCGTGAAGGATTTCGCCGCGGGCAAGATCGAATTCCGAAATGACACCGGCGGAAATGTTCACGCGATTGTCGGCAAGGCAAGCTTCTCGGAGCACGACCTGAAGGAGAACATCAACTCCTTCATCGAGCACATCCGAAGACTGAAGCCGGCCTCCAGCAAGGGGCAGTACATCAAGAAAGTATGCGTAAGCGGGACGATGTCGCCGGGCATTATGCTCGAAGTGGCCCAGTAA